Proteins encoded in a region of the Mycobacterium branderi genome:
- a CDS encoding fatty acyl-AMP ligase has translation METLIDYLEKWEARQPDQTLYRFVDIEGRELEHYTYQSFAERTRELAAYLSTEAGLRPGDRALLVYPPGLEMVAAFYACARIGVIAVPVSPPLPMSFEAGLAKLSFIARDCQAKAVLSTKQLEYDFRSLLGNQQGGLPWADVAQLPELPWFATDATQDFGGAAVADTPGPVLFLQYTSGSTSDPKGVIVSHANVIANASAFTGKEVAVSWLPQHHDMGLISAYLFIVVLGGTTHGMSPADFLQRPSAWLRLISEVRGTHTPAPNFGLEYCLREDKLPTAELAGLDLSSLDSIVVGAEPLRDKTFARFRERFAPYGLRPDALTGAYGLAENTLAVTLKGRQTVTVNKRALEQNAVRVEKAVPENNNQTPLVSSGKPVAGNVIRIVDPESRQDLAEGRIGEVWVDGASKGGGYWRRPELSAETFEARIVGDDDHTYLRTGDLGFLYEGELFVCGRRKDLIIVRGVNCYPSDIEAVVERSAAQVRGGCVAAFSVERDDQESLVVVAEVRDKDALPDAKMLARAIRRHCHIDPQTIVFSPPRSIPKTTSGKIRRAHTRQLWLDGKLPVLATHSHQAPEAPGAGAGPLDRFRYLIESYDLTGQEDCSFADLGIDSLALAELHTDLQALLREHGAGELAKEVNTRLLQRLTVAEFFRLMRQFGEGAELPLQTLRQTLDQIAAEYEEYETRQMRADAQLPLPALPPAREGVPTDILLTGATGFLGPFLVSSLLAQTSYTVHALVRATDAAHGLDRIVAGLRQAHLWSPRLEAEVRARVRVICGDLAEPNLGIGEAAFQRLAESIDAIVHNGALVNYVRTYDALRPTNVAGTHELLRLAMTAHRKAFHLVSSTFIYGWSTMPVVGEDYANEEMSGLDFGYSQTKWVAEQLVLAAQRQGLDVRIYRPSLISPTNAGFGSQDDILVRLTAFMIEHGLAVDARNQISLLPADLIADHVVALMGLPMQAGTVFNLTADDYYNLTDITRLLSERHGYRFDYLDIPSFTDEVNHRCTPGDALYPLVDFLTRSSGKIQAMRDKRYDNSQYRQARALAKVRRHEPALADTVDDLVGFLRRERLITEAESEARYSA, from the coding sequence ATGGAGACGCTTATCGATTACCTCGAGAAGTGGGAAGCGCGGCAGCCGGACCAGACCCTCTACCGGTTCGTCGACATCGAGGGCCGCGAGCTCGAGCACTACACCTACCAGAGCTTCGCCGAGCGGACGCGTGAGCTGGCCGCCTACCTTTCAACGGAGGCCGGGCTGCGGCCGGGAGACCGGGCGCTGCTGGTCTACCCCCCGGGCCTGGAGATGGTCGCGGCCTTCTACGCCTGCGCGCGCATCGGCGTGATCGCCGTTCCGGTCAGCCCTCCCCTGCCGATGTCCTTCGAAGCGGGGCTGGCCAAGCTCAGCTTCATCGCGCGGGACTGCCAGGCCAAGGCCGTGCTGTCGACCAAGCAACTCGAGTACGACTTCCGCTCGCTGCTGGGCAACCAGCAAGGCGGGCTGCCCTGGGCCGACGTCGCGCAGCTGCCGGAGTTGCCGTGGTTCGCCACGGATGCCACGCAGGACTTCGGTGGCGCTGCCGTCGCGGACACCCCCGGTCCGGTGCTGTTCCTGCAGTACACCTCCGGTTCCACCAGCGACCCCAAGGGCGTGATCGTCAGCCACGCCAACGTCATCGCCAACGCCTCGGCGTTCACCGGCAAGGAAGTCGCGGTCAGCTGGCTGCCGCAGCACCACGACATGGGGCTGATCTCCGCCTACTTGTTCATCGTCGTGCTCGGCGGGACCACACACGGGATGTCGCCGGCCGACTTCCTCCAGCGGCCCTCTGCCTGGCTGCGGCTGATCAGCGAGGTCCGCGGCACCCACACGCCGGCGCCGAACTTCGGCCTGGAGTACTGCCTGCGGGAGGACAAGCTTCCCACCGCCGAACTGGCCGGCCTTGACCTGAGCAGCCTGGACAGCATCGTGGTCGGCGCAGAACCTTTGCGCGACAAGACGTTTGCCCGCTTCCGGGAGCGCTTCGCTCCCTACGGTCTGCGGCCCGACGCGCTGACCGGCGCGTACGGTCTCGCCGAAAACACCCTGGCGGTGACGCTCAAGGGGCGCCAGACCGTGACCGTGAACAAGCGAGCGCTGGAGCAGAACGCGGTGCGGGTCGAAAAGGCCGTGCCCGAAAACAACAACCAGACGCCGCTGGTGAGCTCCGGCAAGCCCGTCGCCGGAAACGTGATCCGCATCGTCGACCCCGAGTCGCGGCAGGACCTGGCCGAGGGCCGGATCGGCGAGGTCTGGGTGGACGGCGCGTCCAAGGGCGGCGGCTACTGGCGCCGTCCCGAACTCAGCGCGGAGACGTTCGAGGCGCGCATCGTCGGCGACGACGACCACACCTATCTGCGAACCGGCGATCTCGGCTTCCTCTACGAGGGCGAGCTGTTCGTCTGCGGCCGGCGCAAGGACCTGATCATCGTGCGCGGCGTCAACTGCTACCCGTCGGACATCGAGGCCGTCGTGGAACGCTCGGCCGCACAGGTCCGCGGCGGCTGCGTGGCCGCCTTCTCGGTCGAGCGCGACGACCAGGAATCACTGGTCGTGGTCGCCGAGGTGCGCGACAAGGACGCGCTGCCGGACGCCAAGATGCTGGCGCGGGCGATCCGCCGGCACTGCCACATCGATCCGCAGACCATCGTGTTCTCGCCGCCGCGCAGCATTCCCAAGACCACGTCGGGGAAGATCCGGCGCGCGCACACCCGTCAGCTGTGGCTGGACGGCAAGCTGCCCGTGCTGGCGACCCACTCGCACCAGGCGCCGGAAGCGCCGGGTGCCGGCGCGGGTCCGCTGGACCGTTTCCGTTACCTCATCGAGAGCTACGACCTGACTGGTCAGGAGGACTGCAGCTTCGCCGATCTGGGCATCGACTCGCTTGCCCTGGCGGAACTCCACACCGACTTGCAGGCCTTGCTAAGAGAGCACGGCGCCGGCGAGCTGGCCAAAGAGGTCAACACGCGGTTGCTGCAGCGGCTGACGGTTGCCGAGTTCTTCCGGCTCATGCGGCAGTTCGGAGAGGGGGCCGAGCTGCCGCTCCAGACCTTGCGGCAGACACTGGACCAGATTGCTGCCGAGTATGAGGAATACGAGACCCGGCAGATGCGTGCCGACGCGCAACTGCCGCTGCCGGCCCTGCCGCCGGCGCGTGAAGGCGTGCCGACCGACATCCTGCTGACCGGCGCCACCGGATTCCTCGGGCCGTTCCTGGTCAGCAGCCTGCTGGCGCAGACGTCCTACACGGTGCACGCCCTGGTGCGAGCCACCGATGCGGCGCACGGCCTGGACCGGATCGTTGCCGGGTTGCGGCAGGCGCACCTGTGGTCGCCGCGCCTGGAAGCCGAGGTCCGCGCGCGGGTGCGGGTGATCTGCGGCGATCTGGCCGAGCCGAACCTGGGCATCGGCGAGGCCGCGTTCCAGCGACTGGCCGAGAGCATCGACGCGATCGTGCACAACGGCGCCCTGGTCAACTACGTCCGCACCTACGACGCCCTGCGGCCCACCAACGTGGCCGGCACGCACGAACTGCTGCGGCTGGCCATGACCGCACACCGGAAGGCGTTCCACCTGGTCTCCAGCACGTTCATCTACGGCTGGAGCACCATGCCGGTGGTCGGCGAAGATTATGCGAACGAGGAGATGAGCGGCCTGGACTTCGGTTACTCGCAGACTAAATGGGTCGCCGAGCAGCTGGTGCTGGCAGCGCAGCGCCAGGGACTTGATGTGCGTATCTACCGTCCGTCGCTCATCTCCCCGACCAACGCGGGCTTCGGCAGCCAGGACGACATCCTGGTGCGGCTCACCGCGTTCATGATCGAGCACGGGCTGGCCGTCGACGCCCGCAACCAGATCAGCCTGCTGCCGGCGGATTTGATCGCCGATCACGTCGTCGCGCTGATGGGCCTTCCGATGCAGGCGGGTACGGTGTTCAACTTGACCGCCGACGACTACTACAACCTCACCGACATCACCCGGCTGTTGTCCGAACGCCACGGCTACCGCTTTGACTACCTGGACATCCCGTCCTTCACCGACGAGGTGAACCACCGGTGCACGCCGGGCGATGCGCTCTACCCGCTGGTCGATTTCCTCACCCGCTCGTCCGGCAAGATCCAGGCCATGCGGGACAAGCGCTACGACAACAGCCAGTACAGGCAGGCGCGGGCGCTGGCCAAGGTTCGGCGGCACGAGCCGGCGCTGGCCGACACGGTCGACGATCTCGTCGGGTTCCTACGGCGCGAGCGTCTGATCACCGAGGCGGAGAGCGAAGCGCGGTACAGCGCGTAA
- a CDS encoding diacylglycerol/lipid kinase family protein, with the protein MYLGVIVNPRARKNLAARGDRSEELRRIVGPWGEVHETASIEELRKVIEELHPRVTHLVGDGGDGALHWLVNEMQHCVGDPEQWPAFVPTNGGSVNAVARKARVRGRADAIVRTLTAAAAKDRFPPEMSLDTLELDGATADGAPFHRLCFGMAAGGVGNRFYDKYYANPDHGRAAVARVIGRTFGDYITNKVAPGHMDRENWAAHLFAPTHARVVIDGEEVPTRTHRVLHAGAIDLRIGGPFRLFPRASEPGALHFQAGEIRPSSIVVQLPAALTYGRLRGSGVRDVNGKEMIIEADDEPLSPIIDGERFDGIVRLVARAGPRIRVAPVAHG; encoded by the coding sequence ATGTATTTAGGCGTCATCGTCAATCCGCGCGCACGCAAGAACCTGGCCGCGCGGGGAGATCGCAGCGAAGAGCTGCGCCGCATCGTCGGGCCGTGGGGCGAAGTGCACGAAACCGCCTCGATCGAGGAGCTCCGCAAGGTCATCGAGGAGCTCCATCCGCGGGTCACGCATCTGGTGGGTGACGGCGGCGACGGCGCCCTGCACTGGTTGGTCAACGAAATGCAGCACTGCGTCGGCGATCCGGAACAATGGCCGGCTTTCGTGCCCACCAACGGCGGCAGCGTCAACGCCGTCGCGCGCAAGGCACGGGTGCGCGGGCGCGCCGACGCGATCGTTCGCACACTGACCGCTGCCGCGGCCAAAGACAGGTTCCCGCCCGAAATGTCGCTCGACACCCTGGAGCTCGACGGCGCAACCGCGGACGGTGCGCCGTTTCACCGGCTGTGCTTCGGGATGGCCGCCGGAGGTGTGGGCAACCGGTTCTACGACAAGTACTACGCCAACCCCGATCACGGCCGTGCGGCCGTCGCCCGGGTGATCGGTCGCACCTTCGGCGACTACATCACCAACAAGGTCGCTCCCGGCCACATGGACAGGGAGAACTGGGCGGCCCACTTGTTCGCGCCGACGCATGCCCGCGTCGTCATCGACGGCGAGGAGGTTCCGACCCGGACGCACCGGGTGCTGCACGCCGGCGCGATCGACCTGCGCATCGGGGGTCCGTTCCGGCTGTTCCCACGGGCGTCCGAACCCGGCGCGCTGCATTTCCAGGCCGGGGAGATCAGGCCGTCGAGCATTGTCGTGCAGCTTCCCGCAGCGCTCACCTACGGCAGGCTGCGCGGTAGCGGGGTCCGCGACGTCAACGGCAAAGAGATGATCATCGAGGCCGACGACGAGCCGCTGTCACCGATCATCGACGGCGAGCGGTTCGACGGCATCGTCAGGCTTGTCGCCCGCGCCGGGCCGCGCATCCGCGTCGCCCCGGTAGCGCACGGCTAG